The nucleotide window ATTCGCTTCTTCCACTAACCCAGCCACCTCAGTCGGATAATCACCCACAATAGTCTGGCTATTGCCGTTGGCGACGTCCCTCACTCTCTTTTGCAATACCCCTAACGGCTTCAAGGCACTGCGGACAAGAAGAAGGGATACGATTAGAAGAATAGCGCCAAAGAGCGCCATGAGCAGCCATGCCCTGTTTTGGAACTGAGAGACTTGAGCGTTCAACTCCTCAGCATTCCCAGTCACCCTGAAATAGTAGCTCTGATCCGGTCCGAACGAAATCTGCCTCTCAAGGATGCGAATTTTCTTGTGATCGGGGCCATGACCAAGGAGATAGCGCCCAATTCCTCCCGTGTATTGTTTGGCACTTTCCGTCTCAATAGAGAAATTTTCTCCCCCCAGAGACAGAGAGGCAAATAGCAACTCATCTCCCTTGACCTTGCTGACGGTCCAATACCATCCGGAAAGCGGCAGTTCGAAGCGCGGCTGACCAAGATTGCCCGGTTTCGACAATTCTTCAGAACTGAAAAGCTGGGTGGCCAGATCGCCAACAAGGACTTTCAGAACGATATCGAGTTGCTCATCGAAGGAATCCTCAGCAGCACTGCGAAACAGCGAGGTTAGAAACACCCCCGCCCCCAGGGCCGCCAGAAGCGCCCAGACCGAAATATTGACAACAAGATACCGCGTAATCGACTTCATTACTTCGTCGCTTCTGGTGCAACCATGTTGTAGCCCAATCCTCTCACCGTCTGGATGGCATCAATTCCCAGCTTCTTGCGCAGACGCCCGATAAAGACCTCGATCGTATTGGAATCACGATCAAAGTCCTGATCATAAAGATGTTCCACGAGCTCTGTACGCGAGATGATCTTTCCCTGATGGTGCATCAAATAGGAAAGCAGACGAAACTCGTGTGATGTCAGTTTGATGGTCATCCCGTCCACCGTAACCCGCCCCGATCTTGCGTCAAGCCGGATAGGACCGCAGGTTATCTCGTTTGAAGCCAGACCGGCGGAGCGACGGACAAGGGCCCTTAGACGGGCGACGACCTCTTCCATATGAAAAGGCTTGGCAACATAGTCATCGGCACCAGCATCAATGCCCTGCACCTTGTCGCTCCAGCGATCACGAGCCGTGAGAATAAGGACCGGCATTGTCCGCCCGTCACGTCGCCATGCTTCCAAAACACTGATGCCATCCATCTTTGGCAAGCCGATGTCCAAAATGACGGCATCATATGGTTCGGTATCCCCGAGGAAATGCCCCTCTTCACCGTCGAATGCGCAATCAACGACATAGCCATTCTCTTCCATTTCTTCCTTGAGCTGGCGATTCAACTCGACTTCATCTTCGACGACCAGAATGCGCATTCGCTACCCTCTCTTTTCCCAATCCGCGGCTCTTCAATCAGATGACTTACGGCAGTTGATCTGACCCTACCTGATGAGCGCCCCCGGTCACTTGCCGTTTACTGAAATGACACTTCCCGATCTGGCATCCAGTTCGAGGCGAGACACATTGCCCTGCCGCGATAAAATAACCAACTCATAAACCAAACGCCCACCGTCCGAGCAAAGATTCGCCTTGATCACGTCACCGCGCACGACCGCATTGGCCGCTTGCGTGATCGCAACCAGACTTTTCGCCCGACCGTCGGATATCGCCTGCCGAACTGCTCCGCCACCAAGGCATTCTGCCGCTGTGGCAGGTTCGCCCGGAACGAGAAGGGAGACAATCAGCAGAGCCAATACCCGGAGAGCACAGATGTTGATCCATTTTTGCATGAAGGCAATTTATCGTCAGGTCGCTGAACCGAAGCTGAACGCAATTCGAGACGCCCAGAGGCGCGAAACTGGCTGAAAATATCGTTAAAGTCCTCCTACTTACCACAGTAGCGCACGATTTTCTGGTTGTGTCGCTTGATTTCAAAAATGGTTTGATCGGTGTCTTTGGCTGACCATGAGATCGGATCGAAGAGAAGGCAGGCCGCCAGTTTACCAGCCATCTGGTTGCCAATGGAGGAACTGTCCAGTGTTGTTGCCTCACCCCCTCCGGAACCCATCTGAGCTGCGCAACCGGTCAAGGCCGTCATCACGATGACCATCAGCCAATTCCTTTTCAACGGGATCATTTTCCTCCAGCCTTTCAGACGCCCCCCATTTGGCATTCATCAATTGTTCCAGCAGCTTGTCTGCGTCTGCTTTCCAGGAATTATTCTTGCCAGCAGCGGGTACCCGTTTTGTCGGTTGCTCTGGTTCACTGTATCGGGTGAACAGTGAAGCCAGCATCGGAGCCAGCTTCACCAGAAGGCTTAAAACCTTCAAGATAACTGCTACCATGCTGGCTAAAGCAGCTTCTTGGTTGTATACCAAGTGCGCCAGATGATCGTGGCCGCAGCGGCTAGGCTGGAGATGGTCATTGCCAGACGCTGCTGAACATCGGGATCCAGATCGACCCCAAACATGGTCAACCCCATTGCAGCCACGGAAACAATCTGGGTCCAGTTGATTTTGGATTCCCAAGCTGGTTTGGATGACTGGTTCGTGTCACTCATGCAAAACTCCTGTTAGTTGAGAGGAAAGAATACGCCCGGTTAGCCGGACACAACAAAGCAGACTTCAGGTTCAAGCCCGGATGGAAAGCGTCGAGGGATTGACGCGCCTCAGGAGACGATCCCCAGCCCCGGTTCGACGGCTGACCTGAGCGATATCAAGGACAATATCGGTGAGGTCTTCCACCCCGTCTTCGACCTGTGCACTTGCCGAATACTGCCAAACCGAGGCGTTGAGTTCGGTGGTTCTCAGGGTTTTGCCGGTATCGGGGTGGCGGACAGATACGCTATAGACTTCAAGTTCTTCGCTCAGCGGAATGATACTGTCGACCCAACTGTCTGCATCAAGGCGATCTCTCCGGATCCAGCTGAAGGTCAGGGTGCCCTCCGCTTCTGAACGCAGGACACGCAAGTGCACTGGAGACAGCGGAACCAATCCCCGCCCGACAATTCCTATATCGAGATCGATATTTCTAGGATCCGACAGGGCTCCTCCGGTAGGAACAATCCTGAAAGGCAGTGTCTTTGCCAATTGAGCGGTATCGATTTCGACTGGCATGACGGCCTCGTCCAAAAGGACGAAACGAGCACCTGCCCCTGCCCCCTTCAGCGCGGCCGCTTCAGTTCCCAGTTGCCCCCGCAGCAGGGTCTTCAGCCGCCACAGAGATGGTCCTATCAATTCAGCATCGGCAAACTGCAGGATTTCCCAAGTCCCTTCACTGGATTCGATTGCTGCTGCATTTGTTCCTGCAAACAGGCTGGATTGATCGACGGAAGCCAGATCGCCGCCCGAGAGTTTAACTTCAACGACGCTCGCATGATCCCAACTGAAGCATTCCTGCCCCGCCAGGTCAGTTTGCAATGTGCCAATGACTGCCGACACCCTGAGCGTTTGCCGATAAGAGAAGCCAATGTCACGGCTTCCCTCATAGAGCCCCAACCCGCCCGGCCAAGGTGAGCAATAGCTCGCCAGGTACGGCGCATGAGGATAGCCGGTCTTGCCGGGCAACAATGGCAGATCAAGGACCACGCAGACGGGAAGAACGACAGAAGGCGTTGAATGCGACGTTGCGCGGATATTCTGAGCATAGGGAACCGCATTGCGGGGCGCCATCAGACTGGCCGAAATTTCCCGAGCATCTCCATCCTCGATATCATCGATCCGATAGACTTGCTGATAGCCTTGCGATTCTATGGAAACCAGATCGCCAGCTTCCAGATCCAGCTTTGACATCGGGAGCTTGAAGCTGGCTGTATGGCGCGCGTAATTGCTTTGCCTGAGCCAGTTTCTTGCCGCATCGACCATGACAGGTTCCGTGGAAATGACAGCAAGGGATTGTGCGCTTTCCAGCTTCGTCCGGGCGCTTGGCTGATCATAACGGGCCACCGATTGCCGGTAGTCCTGAAACAGCTCGTTGAAGGAGAATGTGACACTGCTGGACTCATTTTCCCAAGGGTCGATCCGTTTACTGACAAGAGGTTCCTCTTCCACATCGACAAGCAAGTTTTCATCGATAGCCGCAGAAATTCGTCTGTCCCGCTTTTCAAAGCGAAGCCTGTCGCCGCTTGTGATGAAGGAAATATTGAAGGCATTGCAGAGGTTCTCAAGCGCTGAACGCAGGGACATGCGTCGCTCGATGACAAATCCGTCGACGACGGCGGTGATGGCGTTCAGATCAGGAGCATCAAGGCCGTAGTCTTCCATCACCGTCTTGATGATATCCTGAAGCGGCGCATTGCCCAGACGACCGTTGAGCCAATGGCCGGTGTACCAGGCATCTCCGTCTGCCCAGGTCGCACGGCTCAGAGGAAATGCAGGAAATGGCCGCCCGTCCCAGGCCCACAGATACATCTGGTCCGTATCCACCATGGTGCCGCCATAAAGAGCGGACACGGGATTTCTATCGACACCATCCCCCTGCCAATAATCAAGACTTGCTGTCAACATCGAGCGCTGCGCCGCATCGCTGCGTGCGCCGGTTGAAAAATACGGCAGGGCACTTTCCGAAGACTTTGCGTCCGGAAAGACATTGGGCTGATTGGGTCCCATATGGACGGCAGGGCATCCAAGTTCTGTAAACCAGATCGGTTTGGAACATGGCACCCAAGACGTTGCGGATGTACTTTCCGCACCGTCTGGCCGATCAAAATGCAGGTTGGACCACCAGCTTACCAGATCCTTGTAGCGGAAAACCCAATCCTTGCCCTCTGCTCTGTCGGTGATCGGCGTTCTGATCTGTTTCTCCCGATCTGTACCGCTGGCATAGTACCAGTCGAACCCCTCGCCTCCGGCAACATTGCCTTGCAAGTAGGCCGTCTCCAGCCCTGTATCGGAAACTGACGCATCCAAATGGGATTCGCCCACCCGCCAGTCAGACAGGGGCATGTAGTTGTCGATGCCGACCGCGTCGATATTGTCGTCAGCCCACAACGCATCGAGATGGAACCGCACGGTTCCGCTGCCATCCTGAGGATGATGGCCGAAATAC belongs to uncultured Cohaesibacter sp. and includes:
- a CDS encoding response regulator transcription factor, coding for MRILVVEDEVELNRQLKEEMEENGYVVDCAFDGEEGHFLGDTEPYDAVILDIGLPKMDGISVLEAWRRDGRTMPVLILTARDRWSDKVQGIDAGADDYVAKPFHMEEVVARLRALVRRSAGLASNEITCGPIRLDARSGRVTVDGMTIKLTSHEFRLLSYLMHHQGKIISRTELVEHLYDQDFDRDSNTIEVFIGRLRKKLGIDAIQTVRGLGYNMVAPEATK
- a CDS encoding glycoside hydrolase/phage tail family protein, giving the protein MTTLVLKTAGSVVGGALFGPLGAAIGGALGAVGGAYVDQKLFGSSRSVVGSSLSDLTVQTSTEGASIPRLYGRARLTGQIIWATNLVEEVTSRKRQTGASKGGMGATTTETTYSYSANFAVGLCEGEIAYIGRIWANGTVLDLDDITYRVYRGTDDQLPDSLIEAKQGAGKASAYRGLAYVVFEELPLEDFGNRIPQLSFEVVRPIGALETQVRSVVMIPGATEFGYDTTEVSRKDAEGEWSSENRHSYEPGTDFEVSLDHLIALCPNLIRVALVVSWFGSDLRAGKCAIQPKIDDETKVTDTSQWSVAGLTRSEVERVSLTDGRPAYGGTPSDVSVLHAIAAIRERGLEVTLYPFIMMDIPADNGLADPYGAGEQAAFPWRGRITCYPGPDQDGSVDNTAAAAEQVTQFYDLQEWNYHCFVMHYAQLAADAGGVDGFLIGSELRGLTQLRDAEGDYPFVARLKELAADVRNVLGGRTKLTYAADWSEYFGHHPQDGSGTVRFHLDALWADDNIDAVGIDNYMPLSDWRVGESHLDASVSDTGLETAYLQGNVAGGEGFDWYYASGTDREKQIRTPITDRAEGKDWVFRYKDLVSWWSNLHFDRPDGAESTSATSWVPCSKPIWFTELGCPAVHMGPNQPNVFPDAKSSESALPYFSTGARSDAAQRSMLTASLDYWQGDGVDRNPVSALYGGTMVDTDQMYLWAWDGRPFPAFPLSRATWADGDAWYTGHWLNGRLGNAPLQDIIKTVMEDYGLDAPDLNAITAVVDGFVIERRMSLRSALENLCNAFNISFITSGDRLRFEKRDRRISAAIDENLLVDVEEEPLVSKRIDPWENESSSVTFSFNELFQDYRQSVARYDQPSARTKLESAQSLAVISTEPVMVDAARNWLRQSNYARHTASFKLPMSKLDLEAGDLVSIESQGYQQVYRIDDIEDGDAREISASLMAPRNAVPYAQNIRATSHSTPSVVLPVCVVLDLPLLPGKTGYPHAPYLASYCSPWPGGLGLYEGSRDIGFSYRQTLRVSAVIGTLQTDLAGQECFSWDHASVVEVKLSGGDLASVDQSSLFAGTNAAAIESSEGTWEILQFADAELIGPSLWRLKTLLRGQLGTEAAALKGAGAGARFVLLDEAVMPVEIDTAQLAKTLPFRIVPTGGALSDPRNIDLDIGIVGRGLVPLSPVHLRVLRSEAEGTLTFSWIRRDRLDADSWVDSIIPLSEELEVYSVSVRHPDTGKTLRTTELNASVWQYSASAQVEDGVEDLTDIVLDIAQVSRRTGAGDRLLRRVNPSTLSIRA
- a CDS encoding PepSY domain-containing protein, which gives rise to MQKWINICALRVLALLIVSLLVPGEPATAAECLGGGAVRQAISDGRAKSLVAITQAANAVVRGDVIKANLCSDGGRLVYELVILSRQGNVSRLELDARSGSVISVNGK